In the genome of Methanococcoides burtonii DSM 6242, the window GATATCGTTTCTACGTTACTCGCTGTATGCATGAAGCTGACACAATCAACGAAGCGTACAATTATAGTGACATAAAGAAAGATGATATCGTAGTAGATATTGGAGCTAACATCGGTGGATTTTCAGTACGCGTTGCAAACAAATGTAAGCACGTATATGCAGTAGAACCTCTTTTTAACAAACAACTCGAAAATAATTTTAAATTAAATGGAATTACCAACTACACCATTATTCCTAAAGGCTTAGGCAGTGGCTATAAAGATCTTCAATATGAAAATTTAGAGAAATCTGTAGAATGTGTTTCATTGGAATCTATTAAAAAAGAGGTTGGTGGAAAAATAGATTTCCTAAAAATAGATTGTGAAGGTGGGGAATGGTCCATCAGATCATCAGAGTTGTCAGGAGTAAGAAGAATAGAAATGGAATTGCATTTATTTAATAGGGAAAACAAAAACGATTTTTTAAAGATTCTTGAAGATGCACAATTTTACTACGATATAACACCAATTAGCAAACGGGCTTCCATTATACATGCTACAAAAAAAGATTGAAAAACGTTACCAGTAATCAAATTTTGATTTTAATCTTGTTTAGTATTGAAAAAAATCCAAGGTTAAAAAGGAATACGACTTACTGAAGTGATGGAATTACAACGTAAGATCATCTTCAAGAGCTATAGATTAATTTATTTTGATGTGTTCAGGCAAGTGAAGATTAAATAGAAATAAAGTAATGAAGATACTTAAAGAATATGTAGTTAGTTTCATAACGGATTTACACAGATATTAGCGTTCTACATGCAATTGTTTGGTTGCAAAAAAGGTGATTTTAGGTGTGTGAAGAGGTTTGACTCAGCCATTGCACTACTATTTCATAGTAACATGGACAAGCAAACGATAAAAGAGTATATTTTGTGCTCAAAAGTTCCCCAGAAATTTTTGTATAAATTGAAGTGACATCTATGAAAGACATATTCAAAAACAAGAACATATTGGTAACAGGTGGGACTGGCTCCATTGGAAGTGAAATTGTCCGCCTTGTCCTAAGATACAATCCAAAAGTCGTACGTATACTTAGTAGAGATGAATCTAAACAATTTGAACTGGAACAAGAAATTGGGCACCTTGATAATGTCAGATTCTTGATAGGAGACATAAGGGACAAAAGTCGATTACAACGTGCTTTTGAGGGTATTGATATTGTTTTCCATGCAGCTGCAATGAAGCATGTGCCGGCCTGTGAGTATAATCCCTTTGAGGCGGTTAAAACTAATGTCATGGGAACGCAAAATGTAATTGATGCAGCTCTTGACAATGACATTGAAAAAGTAATTGCGATAAGCACAGACAAAGCTGCAAGTCCTATCAACACAATGGGTGCAACGAAACTTCTTGCAGAAAAGTTGATATTAGACGCCAATTTTTATAAAGGACCTCGGAAAACAGTGTTTTCGTGTGTGAGGTTCGGTAATGTAATGGGTTCTCGTGGCTCAGTAATTCCATTATTTGCTAAACAGATCAAAAATGGCGGTCCTGTCACCGTAACAGATTCAGAAATGACAAGGTTTATGATGAGCATTCCTCAGGCAGTTAATCTAGTTTTCAAAGCAACAAAAATCGCGAGGGGTGGAGAGATATTTATTTTCAAAATGCCTGTCGTAAAACTTGGTGATCTAGCTCAGGTTATGATCGAAAAACTAGCTCCCAAATATGGTTACAAACCCGAAGATATCCAGATCACTAATATTGGTATTCGCAACGGGGAAAAAATGTATGAACATCTGATGAATTTAGAAGAAGCATTGTATGCATATAAAACAGAGGATATGTACATAGTACTTAATAAAACAATTTATTCAGATTACTTTTTGGAAGGTATAGAAAAAGCTAAGCAGAAGGTATATTCATCTGATAATGTGAAAGTTTTCACTCAATTAGAGATCAAAGATCTCCTTAATTCAGCATTTTCAAATAATATATCGGCAGATGACATTTGATGTTTTTGATTGATGGTGTGTTCATTAGAATAATACATCTTGGTTGAAGGTCAATTCGATAATTTTTAGAGTAAACAATTGCAAGTTTCAAATATATCGGATGTAACAGCATGAGTGAAATTAAGAAACTTATTTATTTATTAGAAACTCCCATGAACGAGAGGGACTATAAAAGGTTCGGTATAGAAATTCTCCAACAAAATGGATATGAAATTCAATTTTGGGATGTTACTCCTATTGTATGCCCTGAAGATTATGAGACTAAATTGAATGAGCCCATCTGTTTGGAAGACTGTATCTTGTTTACAAGTTTAGATGATCTTAAAGTTACGGTGTCAAATTTAGATTCGAATTATTATATCATTTGTTTAATTGCATATCGTTTAAAGTCATTTTCTGTATATAATGTGCTATCAAAAACAAAACTGGCATATTGTGTAGCGATGAATAATGCACTTCCATCTGCAGAACACAAAAGACCAAGTCTATTATATCGGATTAAAAATTCAAATTTTCACCAAAAGATTGACTTTGCATTTAATCGTATTCCTTTTAAATGGTTTGGCATAAAACCTGCCAATTTGGTTTTAGCAGGTGGAGCTGTATCACTGACCAATAATACGTATCCAATTGATGAAACTACAGAAATACTTTGGTTGCATGCATTAGATTATGATCTTTATTTGGATGAGTTAAGCAATCCAGTTGAAGATACTAGTGAACCAGGTGTTTTTTTAGATTCATACTTACCTTTTCACCCAGATTTTATTCGCACAGGGTCACCTTCGCCTGCAACAGCTGATGAATACTATCCCCTACTTCATGATTTTTTTAATCGCATTGAGAGTACCCTTGATACTCATATGGTGATCGCAGCTCATCCAAGATCAAGATATGAGGATCACCCTAATTATTTTGGAGAAATGCCCCTAATTAGAGGGAAAACAGTTGAACTGGTCAGAAGATCAAAATTTGTGATCACTCACAATAGTACTGCAATAAATCTCGCTGTGCTGTTCCGCAAACCAATAATTTTTGTAACAACGGATGAGTTGGATCGAGGATGGATGGGATTAGATATAGAGTCATTGGCATCAAGATTTGGAAAATCCCCTCTCAATTTAAATGAACCGTTATCAATCAATTGGGAGAAGGAACTTTCAGTAAACGAAAATGCTTATTTGAAATACGAGAACGATTATATCAAGAGATCCAATACCCAAATATCAAAATTCTGGCAGATATTTGCTGACCATATCAGGGAATATAATGATACAAATAAATCATAAAGCGCATATTTTATCGACGAGCACATCTAATAAAGTTTGAATATCGATTAGATATTATTTAGATTATAATGATAATATGCTTAA includes:
- a CDS encoding FkbM family methyltransferase, with the translated sequence MVNLLKRTIEALFEYARLNSKSFQDYINTRYIPKENHFLIDEKYLRDCTYKIDGYRFYVTRCMHEADTINEAYNYSDIKKDDIVVDIGANIGGFSVRVANKCKHVYAVEPLFNKQLENNFKLNGITNYTIIPKGLGSGYKDLQYENLEKSVECVSLESIKKEVGGKIDFLKIDCEGGEWSIRSSELSGVRRIEMELHLFNRENKNDFLKILEDAQFYYDITPISKRASIIHATKKD
- a CDS encoding UDP-N-acetylglucosamine 4,6-dehydratase family protein gives rise to the protein MKDIFKNKNILVTGGTGSIGSEIVRLVLRYNPKVVRILSRDESKQFELEQEIGHLDNVRFLIGDIRDKSRLQRAFEGIDIVFHAAAMKHVPACEYNPFEAVKTNVMGTQNVIDAALDNDIEKVIAISTDKAASPINTMGATKLLAEKLILDANFYKGPRKTVFSCVRFGNVMGSRGSVIPLFAKQIKNGGPVTVTDSEMTRFMMSIPQAVNLVFKATKIARGGEIFIFKMPVVKLGDLAQVMIEKLAPKYGYKPEDIQITNIGIRNGEKMYEHLMNLEEALYAYKTEDMYIVLNKTIYSDYFLEGIEKAKQKVYSSDNVKVFTQLEIKDLLNSAFSNNISADDI